TCGACAGTCTCAAGTCGGCGTTGGAGAACGTGCCAGAGGGGTGGACGCCAGGCGTGTTCACCAAGAAGAAGGCCGGCGAACGAGCACCGCGACCCCAGCTGGACGCGCAGGCGTTCCATGGGCTCCCCGGCAAGCTGGTGAAGGCCATCGCTCCGCACACCGAGGCCGACCCCGCCGCCCTCCTGCTGACGGCGATGGCCTACTTCGGTAACGCCATCGGACCGGGACCGCACACCATCGCTGATGGCGCGAAGCACACGGCTCGCTTGTTCCCGTTGATCGTCGGCGACTCGTCCCGGGCTCGGAAGGGCACGAGCCTGACCCGCATCAGCAACGTGTTCCGGCACGCCGACGGCTACTGGATGCAGTACCGCACGTTCTCGTCGGTCGGCAGCGGTGAAGGTCTGATCGCTGAGGTCGCTGACCCGAAGAAGGACGACGAGGACAAGGAGCCACGCGACAAGCGGGCCATGTTCGCCATCCCCGAGTTCGCCGGACTCATGGCGGCGAAGGCTCGTCAGGGCGCGACGCTCAGCGCCGTCGTTCGCGACGCATGGGACACCGGCAACCTGGACAACCGCGTCAAGACCGGACCCATGAGAGCCACCGGGGCTCATGTGAGCCTGCTCGGCCACATCACCTGCGAGGAGATGGAGGCCACCCTCACCACCACCGACGTCGCCAACGGGTTCGCGAACCGCTTCCTGTTCTGCTTCGCGGCGCGGTCCCAGCTGCTCCCGCACGGCGGCGACTTCACGCCCGAGGACGAGATGAGGTGGGGCGTGAAGGTGATGCACGCCTTGGAGTTCGCCCGCGACATCGCCGTGGTGCACAAGGACAACGAGGCCCGAGCGCTCTGGGAAGACCTCTACGCCACCATGGCCGAGGACGTGCCAGGCGGCATCGTCGGGAGCCTCGTCAGTCGCAGCGAGGCGCAGGTGTTGCGGGTGGCGCTCACGTACGCCCTGTGGGATGGGTCGCCGGTCATCCGGCGCGACCACCTAGAGGCGGCGTGGGCTGTCTGGCGGTACTGCCGGGCGACCATCACCTACCTGTTCGGTGACGAGGAGCGGCGCACCGGGAACCCGATGGCCGACAAGGTGCTGGCGGCGTTGGAGCGTGCTCCCGACAACGAGCTCACTCAGACGGAGATCAGTCGCTCGGTGTTCGCCGGCAACGCGAAGGCCGAAGAGGTTGCCGGTGTACTCCGCTACTTGGAGAAGCACGGGCACGTCGGCAGCGAGTCGCGAAGCAGTGGCGGCAGGCCTCAAACCGTCTGGCGGCTTTCTACGGTTTCTTAGTTAGTACGTAGCTGCATGGCGGATGCCCACCTGCCGAAACAGTCAGCTTCGACTTACTAACTATACGTAGAAAGTGTGTTCTATAGCAGCAATACCGAGGCACCCAACCCGGTGTAGGTGGCTACGCAATAACTAAGAATACGCAGAAAGGTAGTGGTAATGGTTTCGACATTGGAGGCTGACCGACACGCCATCCCTGCGCTCTGCATGCTGAGCCGTGCCCGGCCATTTCCCGCCCCAGAAGGTGCTCCCCATGAAGTCGAACAAGGTCAGCGTCGGCAAGACGAACCTCGCCATCTTGAACGGCACCGAGGACCTCTCGGTGTGGTCCGAGGAGGAGCTACTTCGCGGTCAGCGACGCGACCGGAACGGCCGATGGGCCGGACGCCCGCCCAAGGTCGTCCCCCTGCGTGTCCACGAGGAACTGACCCGTCGCCGACTCGACAAGGCGTACGAGCTCCTGCGAGACAACCTCGTCGCGGCGGTGGAGGTGCTCGGCGAGGTGGTGCAGGACAAGAAGGCCGCACCCAAGGACCGCCTGCGTGCCGCCGAGCTCATCATGGAGCGGGTGATGGGCAAGGCTCCGATGAAGGTCGAGGTCGGGGTCAAGACCAAGTTCGACCTGGCGCTCGAAGCGATGATCGTCTGGGAGGACGGGTACAACCCCGACGCGATCGACGCGGAGTCGTGGGAGGCCGACGAGGCCTAACCAACCCATGGGCTGAACTTCTCTGGTCGAGGTCCGTTTACTGCGCGGCCATGACCACACAACACGTGCTCGGGTACCTCCGAGTCAGCACCGAGGAACAAGCACGCTCCGGCCTTGGGCTCGACGCCCAGCGGGAGCGCATCGCCAGCGAAGCCAACCGCCGAGGCTGGTCGGTCACCTGGATCACCGACGACGGCTACACGGCGGCAACGCTCGACCGGCCGGGCATCACGGCGGCGCTGGCGCAGCTGCGCTCGGGCGAGGCCACCACGCTCGTCGTGTCCAAGCTCGACCGGCTGAGCCGGAGCCTCCTCGACTTCGCCGGCCTGATGGAGCGGGCGCAGAAGGAGAAGTGGAACGTCGTCTGCCTGGACCTCGGCATCGACCTCAGCACCCCGCAAGGGCAGCTGATGGCAAACGTCATGGCGTCGTTCGCTGCCTACGAGCGGGAGTTGATCCGGCAGCGCACCCGTGACGCCCTGGCGGCACTGAAGATGCGGGGTGCCCGGTTGGGTCGGCCGGTGGTGGTCCCGACCGCCGTGCGCCAGCTGGTCGGGCGGTGGCGGGCAGCTGGTGCCACGTGGCAGGGGTGCGCCGATGCCCTGAACGCCAGCGGCATTCCAACCGCCCACGGCGGCGCACGTTGGTACGCCTCCACGGCGAGGGGCGTCTTGGAGTCGGCACGCCTGGATGCCGAGGCCGAGGCCCGGCGGGCGGTGGCGTCGTGAGCGACAACGAGCCGCAGTTTGAGGTCGTCGGCCACCGGGAGGGCGACCACATCGTCTGGCACGACGGCAGCGAGCCGACGCCAGTACCCGAAGACCTTCGCGGCATCGGTGGGGATGCCGCATGTACATCCGAGGAGGAGCAGTGAACACAGGTAGCCGTCGCGGCAGCGTGACGAAGCGCAAGGAGACCGGCAACTGGCGGGCTCGCTATTGGGACGCCGAGGGCAAGCAGCACTCGCGCACCTTCGCGTTGAAGGGCCACGCCGAGACGTGGTTGCGCACCGAGCTTGATGCCCTCCACTCGGGCAAGCCCAAGCAGTCGGAGTCGGTCGCCGGTGAGGGCATCACGTTCGGGGCGCACGCCGAGGCATGGCTCGCGGCGAAGGCCAAGGGTGACGTGCGGCCGAACACGCTGTCGCTCTACCGGCTCCACTACCGGAACCACATCGCGCCGACCTTCGCCGACCGCCCGCTCGACGCGGTCACCAAGGCCGAGGTCAAGGCGTGGTGGGCGGCGCTGCTCGTGAAGCCCAAGAACGGCAACCCGAAGAACGGCAGCCTCTCGAGGGCCACGTGCGCCAAGGTCTACCGACTGCTCCGCCAGCTGTTCGGCGCTGCGGTCGAGGACGACCTGCTCGGCGCGAACCCCTGCCAGATCAGAGGGGCGGCGCAGGAGCCCGACTACAGCCTCGCCTACGACGAGCCGCCCGATGCCGACGAGGTCCGTGCGTTCGCAGCTGCCGTCGGAGATAGGTACTCGGCCATGGTCCTGCTGGCGGGCTTCGGCGGGCTCCGGTGGGGCGAGGTGGTCGGCTTACAGCGCCGTCACATCGACCTGACCAAGGGCACCGTGCGGGTGGTCCAGCAGATCGTTCGCCAGGGCGGCAGCGCCATCGACGTCGGGGAGACGAAGACGAGCGCCGGGCGGCGCACGGTCTGGCTCCACCCCGAGGCGGTGGACGCCCTGCGGGTGCACCTCGCAACGCACGTGGCGAGCGGGCCGACCGCGTACCTGTTCACGGCTCCCGAGGGCGGGCTCGTCAGGAACCAGAACTGGCGCAAGCGTGTGTGGCTGCCGGCGACGGTCGCGGTCGGCCGGGAGGGTCGGCGCTTCCATGACCTGCGCCACGCAGCTGCCACGTTCGCCGCACTGACCGGCGCGAGCACGAAGGACCTCATGGCCCGCATGGGCCATAAGAGCCAGGCGGCGGCGATCCGGTACCAGCACGCCACGCAGTCGGAGCAGGCAGCCATCGCCGAACGCCTCGCCGCACTGCTCGCCACCCCGGCGACGAAGCCCGACCTCCGACTGGTGGAGGGCGACGGGTAACGGTGGGATGCCGTCGCGAGGGCTGGCCTACGCTGACGGTTCCCCTCGGGGGCGTAGCTCAACTGGCTGAGCGCAACCTTTGCAAGGTTGAGGATGCGGGTTCGAATCCCGTCGCCTCCACGGTCTTGACACCCGGACCGCTCGCCTCCACAGTGGCGGGCACCACGGCGCACGTCGTCGTGAAGCGAGCCGGATGCTGTTACCGCCGGTGGTGTAGGTCCGAGCCAGGTCGGACCGGCGAAGTCTCCCAGCGTCGATGGGGACTGTTCGACACCCACTAACCGGAGGCATCCATGGCACTGACTGAAGACCCCTTCGCCGACCTCGACCTGTCGGCGTACGACCCACCGACCCGGCCGAAGACGGCAACTCAGCTGACGCAGCTGGTGTACTCGCATCTGCTGACCGCCAAGGCCGACTACGAGGCCGCTGCCGACGGCAACGAGGTGAGCGCCACCATCGCGACCCTCAACGGCTCCCTGCGCAAGCGTGGGGCGCTGGCCGACCGCGACAGCTACGAGCAGGTGTGCCGCGACTTCCTGCAAGACGCGCTCGGCAAGGGCTTCATCTGAACGTCAGTCGGCCCGGCTACCGCAGTGGCAGCCGGGCCGACGGGCGGGCGGGTGATGGTGGCTACTTGATGGCGACGATGGCCTCGGCCTTGACGCTGCGGGCCTTGTTGCCGTCGTGCAGGTTGACGGTGCCGCCCTTGACGCTGGTGACCTTGGCAACCGCCACGTCCTCGGTGCCCTTGGCCCGCTGCACGACGATGGTGCGCCCGACGATCGCCTCGGCGATGGTGGCGAGGTCGGCGTCGGCGAGGTGCACCGGGGTCACCTTGGCGGTGCCGGGGAGGCGACCGGGCAGGACGCTCTCGGTGTGCGGCCGGACGAGGGCGCTGTAGGCCCGGCGGGCGGCGCCGGGGCTGCCGAGGCTGAACCGCTGGGCGACGGTGGCCCAGCTGACGAGCTCGGTGTCTCGCACGGCGGCGATCTCCTCGGCGGTGAAGGGGTACTTGGCGGTGGTCTTGGGCTTGGTCATGAGGTCAGTGTCAGAGACCTGCGGCGAGATGTTCAGGAGAACTCGAAACTCGGTTCGCTAGCAGGTGACTTGTCGATGTGACGACCGACATACAGCAGTCCCGCATATCGAAGAAGCGGTCCTTGCTCACCATGCCGAGGGCTCTGCAAGGTGGGTTGTATGGCAGCCCAGCAAGCCCAATACACGGAGGAGTTCTTCGTCAGATTGCGACCCGACCAGCGGGCTGCACTCGACGAGGTAGCCGCCGCCACGGGGCGCTCCCGCAGCGAGGCACTGCGTGGGTTCATCGATCACGGCTTCGACATCTACCGCCGCTCGGTGGCAGCCATCGACGCCGCCGACCCCGCCGAGGTGCTGGACGCCCTGGTGGCAGCTGGGGCCACGCACGACCAGATCGCACACGCCATCCACGAGAGGAACCACTGATGGGCAAGCACGCCGACTACCTCCGAGGCACCGCCAGCACCATGCGGCGGGTCGCCAACGAGGGAGCCAAGAACTTCATCAGCGCCGAGGAAGCCATCGGTGCGACCGAGCAGGCCGAGGCCCGCCAGGACGCCGCCGAGCGGTCCGACCTCGTCGCCAAGTTCCCGCAGCTGGACCGGCACTGATGGCGCAGGCGACCGTCACCCAGGCCGAAGCCGCCCTGGCCGACCTCTCGGGCCTGAGCGACAACCAGCGCCGGCAGTACCAAGCCGAGGTGGACGCCGCCCGGCAGGCAGCCATCGCCGCCGGCGAGGACGAAGCCGCTCGCATCGCCGCCGACGTGGGCAGCTACCGGGACGACGTGCTGGCCGAGCTCTGCGAGGTGCGTGACGCCCTCGCCGCAGCGCAGTCCGGCGGCGACCGCAGCGACCTGTCCGGGCTCCGCACCCGCCACCGGGCGCTGCTCGCCAAGGTCGAAGAGGTCGAGCGCCTCGTCGACCAAGTGGAGGCCATCGAAGCCGACCCGTTCGCCTACGGCGAAGCCGTGTTCGCCAAGTACCCGCTCACCCGCCCCAAGTTCAGCTTCATCTAGGAGGAGCCATGGCAGCCCAGACCATCAAGACCGTCACCGCCACGCAGTTCGTGGAGATGCGCACCACCGAGGCCGGCGACCGCAGCCTCGTCCTGCTCGTCACCTACACCGGCGGCAGCCAGGAGAAGGTCACCTTCCCCATCGAGACCGCGGTTCCCGCATGAGCGCCCTGGCCGAGGACCAGTTCATCCGGGTCGAGCCGCAGTACGTCGCGTTCACGGCGTACGAGTGGAAGCGAGCCACCGGCTCATGGCCCTCGCCTCGCCAGATGCATCAGTACCTCGCCTCGACGGAGGGCTACCCGTTGGAGCACGCCGAGCACGACGTCCTCGTCGCTCTCGACACCGGCCGCGTCTACGGGCTGCCCACGATCGTCGGGCGTCGCCTCGGAGAGGTCGAAGGCGACTGGCGTGCACCGCTGGAAGACCACGACAACGGCTTCCGCCTGGCGTTGCCGGAGTCGTCGGCGGCGAACGCCAAGGCTGCGTGTGACCTCTGGGACGAGGTCGCATGAACCGCTGCCATCCCGCACCGCTCGACCTGCGACCCGCCTTCGCCGTGGCCCTCGGGCTGCGCACGTTCATGCCGGAGGATGAGGGCAACGGTGGTCCCTCCCCAGCGGACGAGTCCGGTGACGTTGTCCCGCCGGATGATGCCGCTGGGGAGGGGGACGAGCAGGAGCCGGCCGAACTCACCGACGACGAAGCCAAGGTTCCTCGCATCAAGCAGCTGAGCGACGAAGCGGCCAAGCACCGCCGCTTGCGCAAGGAGGCCGAGAAGCGGGAGCAGGCGCTCGCCGAGCGTGTCGCCGAACTCGAGAAGGCCACCGCCGACGAAGCCACGCTGGCCGAGAACCGTTCGCTCAAGCTGGAGCTCGCATGGGAGCGGGCCACCCGCAACGTGGCGTGGACCGAGAACGGTGCCGAGGGTGCGTGGAAGCTGGCGCACGACGATCTCGGCAAGGCGCTCAAGGACGACGGCACCGTGGACGCCACCACCGTCGGCCAGGTGGTCACGTCCGTCGTGGA
This is a stretch of genomic DNA from Acidimicrobiales bacterium. It encodes these proteins:
- a CDS encoding recombinase family protein — translated: MTTQHVLGYLRVSTEEQARSGLGLDAQRERIASEANRRGWSVTWITDDGYTAATLDRPGITAALAQLRSGEATTLVVSKLDRLSRSLLDFAGLMERAQKEKWNVVCLDLGIDLSTPQGQLMANVMASFAAYERELIRQRTRDALAALKMRGARLGRPVVVPTAVRQLVGRWRAAGATWQGCADALNASGIPTAHGGARWYASTARGVLESARLDAEAEARRAVAS
- a CDS encoding tyrosine-type recombinase/integrase; the encoded protein is MTKRKETGNWRARYWDAEGKQHSRTFALKGHAETWLRTELDALHSGKPKQSESVAGEGITFGAHAEAWLAAKAKGDVRPNTLSLYRLHYRNHIAPTFADRPLDAVTKAEVKAWWAALLVKPKNGNPKNGSLSRATCAKVYRLLRQLFGAAVEDDLLGANPCQIRGAAQEPDYSLAYDEPPDADEVRAFAAAVGDRYSAMVLLAGFGGLRWGEVVGLQRRHIDLTKGTVRVVQQIVRQGGSAIDVGETKTSAGRRTVWLHPEAVDALRVHLATHVASGPTAYLFTAPEGGLVRNQNWRKRVWLPATVAVGREGRRFHDLRHAAATFAALTGASTKDLMARMGHKSQAAAIRYQHATQSEQAAIAERLAALLATPATKPDLRLVEGDG
- a CDS encoding ribbon-helix-helix protein, CopG family, which encodes MAAQQAQYTEEFFVRLRPDQRAALDEVAAATGRSRSEALRGFIDHGFDIYRRSVAAIDAADPAEVLDALVAAGATHDQIAHAIHERNH